A stretch of the Massilia sp. W12 genome encodes the following:
- a CDS encoding transposase gives MTVHLIQRALPNEACFFSDADYKFYIESLTELASRFQCAIHAYALLPNEVHILATPKDADGVSWLMKHLSQRYVQYVNQHHERSGSLWEGRFRSSLLQGAEYVLSCYRYIEQAPVRAGLCNHARLYPWSSYRANAEGKSNALLTPHKLYQKLAGDAGERSLAYRAMCKTPLPETMENILRRACNGAHVLGNAKFIAQIEAEVGYKVTRGRAGRPAAH, from the coding sequence GTGACAGTTCACCTGATCCAGCGAGCATTGCCGAATGAGGCGTGCTTTTTCTCCGATGCGGATTATAAATTCTACATAGAAAGCCTGACCGAACTGGCCAGCCGTTTTCAATGTGCAATTCACGCATATGCTTTACTTCCCAATGAGGTGCACATCCTCGCCACGCCAAAAGACGCCGATGGCGTTTCCTGGCTGATGAAGCACCTGTCACAACGCTATGTGCAATATGTGAATCAACATCATGAGCGCAGCGGCAGTCTGTGGGAGGGACGCTTCCGCTCTTCCCTGCTGCAAGGGGCGGAATATGTGCTGTCCTGTTACCGCTATATCGAACAGGCGCCGGTGCGCGCCGGGCTGTGCAATCATGCCCGGCTCTACCCTTGGAGCAGTTATCGCGCCAATGCCGAGGGCAAGAGCAATGCCCTGCTGACCCCGCATAAGCTGTATCAAAAACTGGCGGGCGACGCCGGCGAGCGCAGTCTGGCTTACCGCGCCATGTGCAAAACCCCGCTGCCGGAAACCATGGAAAATATTTTGCGCCGCGCCTGCAATGGCGCGCATGTGCTGGGCAACGCCAAGTTCATCGCGCAAATCGAAGCCGAGGTGGGTTACAAGGTGACGCGCGGCCGCGCTGGCCGCCCCGCTGCTCACTGA
- a CDS encoding molybdopterin-dependent oxidoreductase — MEQQSNDEEHEGWRVEHAGFELFQPSLAELDSFITPTASMFTVVHMGVFSVSREKWRMRVDGLVRNPIELTYDDLMAFEQIEVVATHECAGSPLNPTHPVRRVGTVRWRGVLLSALLEKAEVLPEARYLWSKGADWGSFNKNENLYYQKDLSLELLQHHQPILATHINGEELTPERGAPVRLVVPECYGTNSTKWLTNLHLADKRATGYFSAVLYNEEVNGQMRPVWQIAPHAVFVSHQTGMSLSSGVHSLQGWAWASGGVDLVEVSVDGGVSWAPAQLQAKQEYAWQRFAIDWRAAPGQHRLACRARACDGRVQPQKGARNEWFWIEVNVA; from the coding sequence ATGGAACAACAATCAAACGATGAGGAACATGAAGGCTGGCGTGTCGAGCATGCCGGTTTTGAATTGTTTCAACCTTCACTGGCAGAACTGGACAGTTTTATCACGCCTACCGCGTCCATGTTCACGGTGGTTCATATGGGTGTGTTCAGCGTCTCGCGCGAAAAATGGCGCATGCGTGTGGATGGACTGGTGCGCAATCCTATCGAGTTGACATATGACGATTTGATGGCGTTTGAGCAAATTGAAGTGGTGGCGACGCATGAATGCGCCGGCAGCCCGCTCAATCCGACCCATCCGGTGCGCCGGGTTGGCACAGTGCGCTGGCGCGGGGTCTTGCTTTCGGCCTTATTGGAAAAGGCGGAAGTGTTGCCTGAAGCGCGCTATTTATGGTCCAAGGGGGCAGACTGGGGCAGCTTCAACAAAAACGAGAATTTGTATTATCAAAAAGATCTGTCACTTGAATTGCTGCAACATCATCAACCAATATTGGCGACCCATATCAATGGCGAGGAATTGACGCCTGAACGTGGTGCGCCGGTGCGTCTGGTAGTGCCGGAATGCTATGGCACCAATTCCACCAAGTGGTTGACCAATCTGCATCTGGCTGACAAACGCGCCACGGGTTATTTCAGCGCCGTTCTGTATAACGAAGAAGTGAATGGACAAATGCGCCCGGTTTGGCAAATTGCGCCGCATGCTGTCTTTGTATCGCATCAGACTGGCATGTCCCTTTCCTCCGGGGTGCACAGCTTGCAGGGCTGGGCCTGGGCCAGCGGTGGGGTGGATCTGGTGGAAGTCAGTGTGGATGGCGGCGTCAGCTGGGCGCCTGCGCAACTGCAAGCCAAGCAAGAATATGCATGGCAGCGTTTTGCGATTGACTGGCGCGCGGCGCCGGGCCAGCACCGCCTGGCATGCCGCGCCCGCGCATGCGATGGCCGGGTGCAACCACAGAAGGGCGCGCGCAATGAGTGGTTTTGGATTGAAGTGAATGTGGCGTAA
- the pip gene encoding prolyl aminopeptidase, whose translation MPQTTLFPPLEPYRHGMLPVDEIHTIYWEECGNPQGQPVLFLHGGPGAGCSPAHRRFFDPAHYRIVLFDQRGAGRSTPLGEIRNNTTQLLIDDIERLRAMLGIEKWLVFGGSWGSTLALAYGEAHPQQCLGFVLRGIFLCTQDEIDWFIDGASEFHPDVHAEFAAMIPPQERGNLLQAYARRILQGEPQDFLPYARAWTRYEDLRVYMLPRAEEDSDDELCIGVGRLEAHYMVERGFFADNQLLNEVKQVRHLPCFIVHGRYDVICTPKAAWRLHQAWPGSRLEFVPDAGHAAMESGICKQLVQATENFKLHGHFG comes from the coding sequence ATGCCGCAAACCACCTTGTTTCCGCCGCTTGAGCCATATCGCCATGGCATGTTGCCGGTGGATGAGATTCATACAATTTACTGGGAAGAATGCGGCAATCCGCAAGGTCAGCCGGTTTTGTTTTTACATGGCGGCCCCGGCGCCGGGTGTTCGCCGGCGCACCGGCGCTTTTTTGATCCTGCGCATTACCGCATTGTTCTGTTTGATCAGCGCGGTGCGGGGCGCTCCACCCCGCTGGGCGAGATCCGCAACAACACCACCCAATTGCTGATTGACGATATTGAACGTTTGCGCGCCATGCTGGGCATTGAAAAGTGGCTGGTGTTCGGTGGTTCCTGGGGTTCCACCCTGGCCCTGGCGTATGGCGAGGCGCACCCGCAACAATGTCTGGGTTTTGTCTTGCGCGGCATTTTCCTGTGCACACAAGACGAAATCGATTGGTTTATCGATGGCGCCAGCGAATTTCATCCTGACGTGCATGCCGAATTCGCCGCCATGATTCCGCCGCAAGAGCGCGGCAATTTGCTGCAGGCCTATGCGCGCCGCATTCTGCAAGGTGAGCCGCAGGATTTTTTACCATATGCGCGCGCCTGGACCCGTTACGAAGACTTGCGTGTGTATATGCTGCCGCGCGCGGAGGAAGACAGCGATGACGAATTGTGCATCGGCGTCGGACGCTTGGAAGCGCACTACATGGTGGAGCGCGGTTTCTTTGCTGATAATCAATTGCTCAATGAAGTCAAACAAGTGCGCCATTTGCCCTGTTTTATTGTGCATGGCCGCTACGATGTGATTTGCACCCCGAAAGCGGCGTGGCGTTTGCATCAAGCCTGGCCCGGTTCGCGACTTGAATTTGTGCCGGATGCCGGTCACGCAGCGATGGAAAGCGGGATTTGCAAACAGCTGGTGCAGGCCACCGAAAACTTCAAATTGCACGGCCACTTCGGCTGA